A window of the Clupea harengus chromosome 8, Ch_v2.0.2, whole genome shotgun sequence genome harbors these coding sequences:
- the LOC116221472 gene encoding protocadherin beta-16-like — MKTRPNMSYGSDWFLWICIVIIHAPLGNGDLSYTIPEEMERSGVVGNLAKDLGLDAKTMSMRKARLDLDGNRKLFCDINLQTGDLVIAERIDREQLCSSRASCFLKYELVMENPLELHRTTVQIRDINDNSPRFPNDNINLEIGESAAKGTRFPLGEAHDSDVGRNGIQGYSLEKNDHFSLAVHSSSGGTKYSELVLDKDLDREQQQEVTLLLIATDGGSPQRSGTTVIHVNVLDANDNLPVFSQEMYKASLSENSPVGTIVVIVSAHDVDEGANGEVTYEFSRISDEATRLFSIDKITGEIKVTGQIDFEEESNYELGVQAKDGAGLASNAKVNIDITDVNDNAPVILIKSLHDPIPENAVPGTEVGIINIQDKDSDGNRHVRCYIKQNVPFKLNPSIKNYYTLVTTAELDRELVGDYNITITATDEGSPQLSSSKTINLSVSDVNDNPPVFEEQSYGAYVSENNKPGSSVCSVTARDPDWRQNGTVFYSLLPSEVNGVPVSSYLSINGDTGVIHAVRPFDYEQFRSFKVQVVARDNGSPPLSSNVTVSVFITDENDNSPQILYPTPEGNSFMTEMVPKAALSGSLVSKVIAVDADSGQNAWLSYQIVKSTDPGLFTIGLHSGEIRAQRDISESDSMKQNLVISVKDNGQPSLSTTCAVYLLISDNLAEVPELKDMSYEEGNSKLTSYLIIALVSVSTFFLTFIILIVAIRVCHRRKPRLLFDGAVAIPSAYLPPNYADVDGTGTLRSTYNYDAYMTTGSRTSDFKFVTSYNDNTLPSGTTLKRSPVDNSDCLNFSSLDFTENGSKFSTLVNYLNTFCKDMF, encoded by the coding sequence ATGAAGACAAGACCCAATATGTCATATGGTTCCGATTGGTTTTTGTGGATATGTATCGTCATTATCCATGCACCCCTCGGTAATGGAGATCTCAGCTATACCATTCCAGAGGAGATGGAAAGGAGCGGCGTTGTTGGAAATCTAGCGAAGGATCTTGGACTTGATGCAAAAACAATGTCGATGCGGAAAGCTCGCTTAGATTTGGACGGTAATCGAAAGCTTTTTTGTGATATTAATTTGCAAACAGGTGATTTAGTAATTGCAGAAAGGATAGACCGTGAACAGCTGTGTAGCTCCAGAGCATCGTGCTTTCTGAAATATGAACTGGTGATGGAAAACCCGTTGGAACTGCATCGCACTACTGTCCAAATTCGAGACATAAATGACAACTCCCCTCGTTTTCCCAACGATAATATAAATCTCGAAATAGGCGAGTCTGCTGCAAAAGGCACAAGATTCCCTTTAGGTGAAGCGCACGATTCGGATGTAGGACGAAACGGAATTCAAGGCTATTCGCTCGAGAAGAACGACCATTTCTCTTTAGCTGTTCATTCAAGTTCTGGTGGAACAAAATACAGCGAATTAGTATTAGACAAGGACCTCGACCGTGAACAGCAGCAAGAGGTGACATTACTGCTCATAGCTACTGACGGGGGGAGCCCGCAGAGATCGGGTACTACAGTCATACATGTTAATGTCCTTGATGCAAACGACAACTTGCCTGTTTTCAGTCAAGAAATGTACAAAGCCAGTCTATCTGAAAACTCCCCAGTCGGAACAATCGTAGTTATTGTGAGTGCACATGATGTCGACGAAGGTGCAAACGGAGAAGTTACCTATGAGTTCAGTCGCATATCTGATGAAGCAACAAGGCTATTTTCGATTGACAAGATTACTGGAGAAATTAAAGTGACTGGTCAAATTGACTTTGAGGAGGAAAGTAATTATGAATTGGGTGTACAAGCAAAAGACGGAGCTGGCTTGGCTTCTAATGCCAAAGTTAACATAGACATTACCGATGTCAATGACAACGCACCTGTGATATTGATAAAATCACTTCATGATCCCATCCCAGAAAATGCGGTACCTGGCACAGAAGTAGGTATCATTAACATACAGGACAAAGACTCGGACGGAAACAGACATGTTCGCTGCTATATTAAACAGAATGTTCCTTTTAAATTGAATCCATCTATTAAAAACTATTACACACTGGTTACTACAGCTGAATTGGACCGTGAGCTTGTAGGTGATTATAACATAACAATTACAGCTACTGATGAAGGCTCTCCGCAATTGTCCTCCTCTAAAACAATCAATCTGTCTGTATCTGATGTAAATGATAACCCCCCTGTATTTGAGGAGCAGTCCTACGGCGCATATGTGTCTGAGAATAACAAGCctggctcctctgtctgttctgttactGCGAGAGACCCAGACTGGAGACAGAATGGCACAGTGTTCTACTCTCTGTTGCCCAGTGAGGTCAATGGTGTTCCGGTCTCCTCATATTTATCCATTAATGGAGACACAGGGGTGATCCATGCTGTGAGGCCCTTTGACTATGAGCAGTTCAGAAGCTTCAAAGTTCAGGTTGTAGCCAGAGACAATGGTTCTCCTCCACTCAGCAGCAacgtgactgtgagtgtgttcataacAGATGAGAATGATAACTCTCCTCAGATATTATACCCTACTCCAGAAGGAAACTCCTtcatgactgagatggttcctaAAGCTGCTCTTTCTGGCTCGCTGGTCTCCAAAGTGATCGCTGTTGATGCTGACTCTGGACAGAACGCATGGCTGTCATATCAGATCGTCAAGTCGACTGATCCGGGACTTTTCACTATTGGTCTCCACAGTGGAGAGATCAGGGCTCAGAGGGACATTTCTGAATCTGACAGCATGAAGCAGAACCTTGTGATCTCAGTGAAAGATAAcggacagccctctctctctacaacctGTGCCGTATATTTACTCATCTCTGATAACTTGGCTGAAGTTCCTGAACTAAAAGACATGTCTTATGAGGAGGGCAATTCTAAACTCACATCTTATCTGATCATTGCTCTGGTGTCTGTTTCTACCTTCTTCCTCACTTTTATCATTCTGATTGTGGCCATAAGGGTTTGCCACAGGAGAAAGCCCAGACTGTTGTTTGATGGAGCAGTAGCCATTCCCAGTGCATATTTACCTCCCAACTATGCAGATGTTGATGGAACTGGAACTCTCCGTAGTACTTACAACTATGACGCCTATATGACCACAGGGTCACGTACAAGTGACTTCAAGTTTGTTACATCCTACAATGACAACACGCTGCCTTCTGGCACCACTCTGAAGAGGAGCCCAGTTGATAACAGTGACTGTCTTAACTTCTCTTCACTCGACTTCACTGAGAATGGATCAAAATTCTCCACTCTGGTAAATTATTTAAATACTTTTTGTAAAGACATGTTTTAG